A stretch of the Canis lupus familiaris isolate Mischka breed German Shepherd chromosome 37, alternate assembly UU_Cfam_GSD_1.0, whole genome shotgun sequence genome encodes the following:
- the LOC119877912 gene encoding beclin-1 isoform X2, with amino-acid sequence MEGSKASSSTMQVSFVCQRCSQPLKLDTSFKILDRVTIQELTAPLLATAQVKPGETQEEEANSGEEPFLETRQDGVSRRFIPPARMMSTESANSFTLIGEASDGGTMENLSRRLKVTGDLFDIMSGQTDVDHPLCEECTDTLLDQLDTQLNVTENECQNYKRCLEILEQMNEDDSEQLQMELRELALEEERLIQELEEVEKNRKIVAENLEKVQAEAERLDQEEAQYQREYSEFKRQQLELDDELKSVENQMRYAQMQLDKLKKTNVFNATFHIWHSGQFGTINNFRLGRLPSVPVEWNEINAAWGQTVLLLHALANKMGLKFQRYRLVPYGNHSYLESLTDKSKELPLYCSGGLRFFWDNKFDHAMVAFLDCVQQFKEEVEKGETRFCLPYRMDVEKGKIEDTGGSGGSYSIKTQFNSEEQWTKALKFMLTNLKWGLAWVSSQFYNK; translated from the exons ATGGAGGGGTCTAAAGCTTCCAGCAGCACCATGCAGGTGAGCTTCGTGTGCCAGCGTTGCAGCCAGCCCCTGAAACTGGACACGAGCTTCAAGATCCTGGATCGTGTCACCATCCAGGAGCTCACAGCTCCATTACTTGCCACAGCCCAGGTGAAACCAGGAGAGACCCAAGAGGAAGAGGCTAACTCAGGAGAGGAGCCATTTCTTGAAACTCGCCAGGATGGTGTCTCCCGCAGATTCATCCCCCCGGCC AGGATGATGTCTACAGAAAGCGCCAACAGCTTCACTCTGATCGGGGAGGCATCTGACGGTGGTACCATGGAGAACCTCAGCCGAAGACTGAAGGTCACTGGGGACCTTTTTGACATCATGTCAGGCCAGACCGATGTGGATCACCCACTGTGTGAGGAATGCACAGATACTCTCTTAGACCAACTGGACACTCAGCTCAACGTCACTGAAAATGAGTGTCAGAACTACAAACGCTGTTTAGAGATCTTGGAGCAGATGAATGAGGATGACAGTGAACAGCTACAGATGGAGCTCAGGGAGCTGGCACTAGAGGAGGAGAGGCTGatccaggagctggaagaggtGGAGAAGAACCGCAAGATAGTGGCAGAAAATCTCGAGAAGGTCCAGGCTGAGGCTGAGAGACTGGATCAGGAGGAAGCTCAGTATCAGAGGGAATATAGTGAATTCAAGCGACAGCAGCTGGAGCTGGATGATGAGCTGAAGAGTGTGGAAAACCAGATGCGTTATGCCCAGATGCAGCTGGACAAGCTGAAGAAAACCAATGTCTTTAACGCGACCTTTCACATCTGGCACAGTGGACAGTTCGGCACAATCAATAACTTCCGACTGGGTCGCCTGCCCAGTGTTCCTGTGGAATGGAATGAGATTAATGCTGCTTGGGGTCAGACAGTGTTGCTGCTCCATGCCCTGGCCAATAAGATGGGTCTGAAATTTCAGAGGTATCGACTTGTTCCCTACGGAAACCATTCGTATCTGGAATCTCTGACAGACAAATCTAAGGAGCTGCCGTTATATTGTTCTGGGGGGTTGCGGTTTTTCTGGGACAACAAGTTTGACCATGCCATGGTGGCTTTCCTGGACTGCGTGCAGCAGTTCAAAGAAGAGGTTGAGAAAGGCGAAACCCGTTTTTGTCTGCCCTACAggatggatgtggagaaaggcaaGATTGAAGACACAGGAGGCAGTGGCGGCTCCTATTCCATCAAAACCCAGTTTAACTCTGAGGAACAGTGGACAAAAGCTCTCAAGTTCATGCTAACGAATCTTAAGTGGGGTCTTGCTTGGGTGTCTTCACAGTTTTataacaaatga
- the LOC119877912 gene encoding beclin-1 isoform X1: MEGSKASSSTMQVSFVCQRCSQPLKLDTSFKILDRVTIQELTAPLLATAQVKPGETQEEEANSGEEPFLETRQDGVSRRFIPPASPSRPSFVLSGPVEDQHGLPLGERMMSTESANSFTLIGEASDGGTMENLSRRLKVTGDLFDIMSGQTDVDHPLCEECTDTLLDQLDTQLNVTENECQNYKRCLEILEQMNEDDSEQLQMELRELALEEERLIQELEEVEKNRKIVAENLEKVQAEAERLDQEEAQYQREYSEFKRQQLELDDELKSVENQMRYAQMQLDKLKKTNVFNATFHIWHSGQFGTINNFRLGRLPSVPVEWNEINAAWGQTVLLLHALANKMGLKFQRYRLVPYGNHSYLESLTDKSKELPLYCSGGLRFFWDNKFDHAMVAFLDCVQQFKEEVEKGETRFCLPYRMDVEKGKIEDTGGSGGSYSIKTQFNSEEQWTKALKFMLTNLKWGLAWVSSQFYNK, translated from the coding sequence ATGGAGGGGTCTAAAGCTTCCAGCAGCACCATGCAGGTGAGCTTCGTGTGCCAGCGTTGCAGCCAGCCCCTGAAACTGGACACGAGCTTCAAGATCCTGGATCGTGTCACCATCCAGGAGCTCACAGCTCCATTACTTGCCACAGCCCAGGTGAAACCAGGAGAGACCCAAGAGGAAGAGGCTAACTCAGGAGAGGAGCCATTTCTTGAAACTCGCCAGGATGGTGTCTCCCGCAGATTCATCCCCCCGGCCAGTCCATCTAGGCCATCCTTCGTGCTGAGTGGCCCTGTGGAAGACCAGCATGGCCTTCCCTTGGGAGAGAGGATGATGTCTACAGAAAGCGCCAACAGCTTCACTCTGATCGGGGAGGCATCTGACGGTGGTACCATGGAGAACCTCAGCCGAAGACTGAAGGTCACTGGGGACCTTTTTGACATCATGTCAGGCCAGACCGATGTGGATCACCCACTGTGTGAGGAATGCACAGATACTCTCTTAGACCAACTGGACACTCAGCTCAACGTCACTGAAAATGAGTGTCAGAACTACAAACGCTGTTTAGAGATCTTGGAGCAGATGAATGAGGATGACAGTGAACAGCTACAGATGGAGCTCAGGGAGCTGGCACTAGAGGAGGAGAGGCTGatccaggagctggaagaggtGGAGAAGAACCGCAAGATAGTGGCAGAAAATCTCGAGAAGGTCCAGGCTGAGGCTGAGAGACTGGATCAGGAGGAAGCTCAGTATCAGAGGGAATATAGTGAATTCAAGCGACAGCAGCTGGAGCTGGATGATGAGCTGAAGAGTGTGGAAAACCAGATGCGTTATGCCCAGATGCAGCTGGACAAGCTGAAGAAAACCAATGTCTTTAACGCGACCTTTCACATCTGGCACAGTGGACAGTTCGGCACAATCAATAACTTCCGACTGGGTCGCCTGCCCAGTGTTCCTGTGGAATGGAATGAGATTAATGCTGCTTGGGGTCAGACAGTGTTGCTGCTCCATGCCCTGGCCAATAAGATGGGTCTGAAATTTCAGAGGTATCGACTTGTTCCCTACGGAAACCATTCGTATCTGGAATCTCTGACAGACAAATCTAAGGAGCTGCCGTTATATTGTTCTGGGGGGTTGCGGTTTTTCTGGGACAACAAGTTTGACCATGCCATGGTGGCTTTCCTGGACTGCGTGCAGCAGTTCAAAGAAGAGGTTGAGAAAGGCGAAACCCGTTTTTGTCTGCCCTACAggatggatgtggagaaaggcaaGATTGAAGACACAGGAGGCAGTGGCGGCTCCTATTCCATCAAAACCCAGTTTAACTCTGAGGAACAGTGGACAAAAGCTCTCAAGTTCATGCTAACGAATCTTAAGTGGGGTCTTGCTTGGGTGTCTTCACAGTTTTataacaaatga